From Penaeus monodon isolate SGIC_2016 chromosome 6, NSTDA_Pmon_1, whole genome shotgun sequence, the proteins below share one genomic window:
- the LOC119573983 gene encoding cold and drought-regulated protein CORA-like: MEEHVILCHFNSLETEQGFKNVYHKEEYHHNKKFYDDSDKKKYHSKYDDFDAYFKGHKGNDYKGGHYKGGHHHDKHGHKGHHEKGKYHDDHKGHKGHYGDKGHYGHKSSYGKKGGHKGSYGHDDHKGYGHDDHGHGGYGHDDHGHGGYGHDDHGHGGYGHDDHGHGGYGHDDHGHGGYGHDDHGGYGSHSEAKPVVASASAGASDAAKALPAFKHKASSETFEQFGDFAKFA, encoded by the exons ATGGAAG AACATGTAATCCTCTGCCATTTCAATTCTCTTGAAACCGAACAGGGCTTCAAGAACGTCTACCACAAGGAGGAGTACCACCACAACAAGAAGTTCTACGACGACAGCGACAAGAAGAAGTACCACAGCAAATACGACGACTTCGACGCCTACTTCAAGGGCCACAAGGGCAACGACTACAAGGGAGGCCACTACAAG GGAGGACATCACCACGACAAGCACGGCCACAAGGGGCACCACGAGAAGGGCAAGTACCACGATGACCACAAGGGCCACAAGGGCCACTACGGCGACAAAGGCCACTACGGACACAAGAGTTCCTACGGCAAGAAGGGAGGACACAAGGGGTCGTATGGCCATGACGACCACAAGGGGTATGGCCACGACGACCACGGCCATGGTGGATATGGCCACGACGACCACGGCCACGGTGGATATGGCCACGACGACCACGGCCATGGTGGATATGGCCACGACGACCACGGTCATGGTGGATATGGCCACGACGACCACGGCCATGGTGGATATGGCCACGATGATCATGGTGGCTATGGTTCACACTCTGAAGCCAAGCCAGTCGTCGCCTCAGCCTCGGCAGGCGCTTCGGACGCCGCCAAAGCACTTCCGGCCTTCAAGCACAAAGCATCTAGTGAAACCTTTGAGCAGTTTGGAGATTTTGCCAAGTTTGCATAA